In Pyricularia oryzae 70-15 chromosome 2, whole genome shotgun sequence, one genomic interval encodes:
- a CDS encoding pentatricopeptide repeat protein, producing MLKTGVTVDVLWRGLLARTTLNGLVPARAQSSARSVFPESTGQWRHESLQCLNSRHSHHNWKPAFRQCTRNRPSHRPYSTSAPEPITEAETESGTPRLSARFLYEFVDLPVDLIRNRQTRNLPDAIRNLAEDPTKVRADGTVRIRCEDILAYLRDLRDERPDNSRVPEFWAQVVKPCVAGIEPLVEDPLLRAQIRHEGSCEVVTHVLSEAQEAGYNPTSTTLHLALRALATHPDYILRDRLLEIMKSRYIELTTDGHASVILGLLRDGQYEMAIDKLEQVTREGVEVPTWVHDIFLFVFAELGFHDEVIRIINHHRISRKGTELDWPSANTCYFLLDKCSKGYHYDSTKFIWNLAVPKMFNPPDGVLENVLCTAAKGLDSMLGSQAIRMLATRGNKLSLHHYEPLIACYAGAEDEEKAFSVLCIMHRAGIKPESGSTRPLYHLLQKKEPYELLETVRLLFRLKSQGDVPIAAFNVVLEAMLAKSGLGQAMDFYSRVRLIVKSGPDIETFNTILRMIYTEKPERSLETTEFLMDEMKAIGIMPDRFTYEHVIHNLARAGKPELALEYLQEMSQTFHRSMGRTGWITKINTLWLFKKLREAGLDKEAEDLITESNARGLKIKNVERELDRPGIRSGVVNPGFYADES from the exons ATGCTCAAGACTGGCGTCACCGTCGACGTGCTGTGGCGCGGGCTGTTAGCTAGGACAACGCTTAACGGTCTGGTTCCGGCGCGAGCCCAAAGCTCTGCAAGATCAGTCTTTCCCGAATCGACCGGCCAATGGCGCCACGAGAGTCTTCAATGCCTCAATTCCAGGCATTCCCACCATAATTGGAAACCGGCATTTAGGCAATGCACTCGGAATAGACCATCCCATCGGCCATACTCGACCTCAGCCCCCGAACCAATAACAGAAGCGGAAACAGAATCAGGGACACCACGGCTGTCCGCCAGATTCCTATACGAATTTGTTGACTTGCCGGTGGATTTAATAAGGAACAGGCAGACCCGAAACCTGCCCGACGCTATCCGCAACCTCGCCGAGGATCCGACCAAGGTCAGGGCTGACGGGACCGTCCGCATCAGATGCGAGGATATCCTGGCGTACCTGCGCGACCTCCGCGACGAGAGACCTGACAACTCCCGTGTGCCCGAATTCTGGGCCCAGGTGGTAAAGCCATGTGTTGCCGGTATTGAACCGCTCGTCGAGGATCCTCTCCTGCGGGCGCAAATCCGCCACGAGGGGAGTTGTGAGGTTGTCACTCACGTCTTGAGTGAGGCCCAGGAGGCGGGCTACAACCCGACTTCAACAACCCTCCATCTGGCACTACGC GCCTTGGCTACTCACCCTGATTACATATTGCGGGACCGGCTCCTTGAGATAATGAAGAGCCGGTATATCGAATTGACAACCGATGGCCACGCGAGCGTGATCTTGGGCTTGCTGCGTGACGGGCAATACGAGATGGCCATCGACAAACTGGAGCAGGTTACTCGAGAAGGGGTTGAGGTCCCGACGTGGGTTCACGACATCTTTTTATTTGTCTTTGCTGAGCTGGGCTTCCATGATGAGGTCATTAGAATCATCAATCACCACCGAATTAGTCGCAAAGGCACAGAGTTGGACTGGCCCTCGGCAAACACGTGCTACTTCCTCCTAGACAAGTGCTCAAAGGGATATCATTACGACAGCACAAAGTTCATCTGGAACTTGGCGGTGCCCAAGATGTTTAACCCCCCAGACGGTGTCTTGGAGAACGTTCTTTGCACCGCGGCAAAGGGACTCGATTCAATGCTCGGGTCTCAGGCAATTAGGATGCTGGCGACCCGCGGGAACAAGCTCTCTTTGCACCATTACGAGCCGCTGATTGCTTGCTATGCCGGGGCTGAGGACGAGGAAAAGGCGTTCAGCGTGCTGTGCATCATGCACCGGGCGGGTATCAAGCCGGAATCGGGCAGCACACGTCCCCTTTATCATTTACTCCAGAAAAAGGAGCCGTACGAACTCCTGGAAACGGTCCGGCTGCTCTTCCGGCTCAAGTCACAAGGAGACGTGCCGATTGCAGCCTTCAACGTTGTCCTGGAGGCGATGCTCGCAAAGAGCGGACTCGGCCAGGCCATGGACTTTTACAGCCGAGTGCGACTCATTGTCAAGTCTGGACCCGACATTGAGACCTTCAACACCATCCTGCGCATGATATACACGGAGAAGCCGGAACGCAGCCTCGAGACGACTGAGTTTTTGATGGACGAAATGAAGGCAATCGGGATCATGCCGGACAGGTTCACGTACGAACATGTGATCCACAACCTGGCGCGCGCCGGGAAGCCCGAACTCGCGCTCGAGTACCTACAGGAGATGAGCCAGACGTTCCACAGGTCAATGGGCAGAACGGGCTGGATCACCAAGATCAATACCCTGTGGTTGTTCAAAAAGTTGAGAGAGGCTGGTCTCGACAAGGAAGCCGAGGACCTCATCACCGAGTCGAATGCTCGTGGATTAAAGATCAAAAACGTGGAGCGTGAGCTGGACAGACCTGGGATTCGCTCCGGTGTGGTAAACCCTGGCTTCTATGCAGACGAGTCCTAA
- a CDS encoding glycine rich protein, whose amino-acid sequence MMVELKNGETLNGHLVQCDTWMNLTLREVVQTSPDGDKFMRLPEIYVKGNNIKYLRVPDEVIDQVKEQQQQHQQQHQQHGQQGGFRGGRGGGSRGDHRGGGDRGRGGRGRGAGRGRGRGGA is encoded by the exons ATGATGGTGGAATTGAAGAACGGCGAAACCCTCAACGGACACCTGGTTCAGTGCGATACGTGGATGAACCTCACTCTGAGAGAGGTGGTGCAGACGAGTCCAGATGGGGACAAGTTTATGCGGCTACCAGAGATATACGTCAAGGGAAACAAC ATCAAATACCTCCGCGTTCCCGACGAAGTCATAGACCAGGTCAaggagcaacagcagcaacaccaaCAGCAACATCAACAACACGGACAGCAGGGAGGCTTCAGGGGAGGAAGGGGTGGCGGCTCAAGAGGTGACCACCGCGGCGGAGGCGACAGGGGACGGGGCGGCCGAGGTCGGGGAGCCGGGCGTGGCCGGGGAAGGGGAGGCGCTTAG
- a CDS encoding benomyl/methotrexate resistance protein, translated as MVSSIQDTALGAAIRLVTKNKLLKYPEERDNFKLPAQWRRLLDGSNTSEQDSDGSLAREKTGEARTGSLGSESSTVSDDEEAQAAGSSSASAMRRVQSIPIVPMTTRSGDILVDWYTTDDPENPLNWSRMRKAMVTAILCIYTFVVYMSSAIYTTSEHGVMEEFGVTSVEAGLGLALFVLGYGVGPSILSPLSELPSVGRNPPYIASMFIFVIISIPTALVTNYPGLMVLRFLQGFFGSPCLASGGASVMDMYGFGLDLPYPMMVWTVSSFCGPALGPLLSGFSVPALGWRWSLLEILFASAPVFLIMFAFLPETSSDNILLRRARRLRALTKSDRFQTKAEIEQKEMTFGAILADALIKPMEISIKDPAVAFVQIYTAIIYGIYYSFFEVFPLVFPVFYGMSAGQVGLVFLCILVSAVVGMTAYASYLAFYMHPRIRARGHPVHETRLVPALAAAFGPTIGLFIFAWTARPDVHWIAPTVGITLYGASGFVVMQCLFCYIPLSYPRYAASLFAANDLCRSALAFASVLFARPLFANLGVARGVTLLAGLSVLGIVGMWALWSFGARLRAMSKFAVSESEEIVAAEQEKQ; from the coding sequence ATGGTTTCTAGTATCCAGGATACCGCCCTGGGCGCGGCAATCCGACTTGTCACCAAGAACAAACTGCTAAAGTACCCCGAGGAACGAGACAACTTCAAGCTCCCCGCCCAGTGGCGCCGACTACTCGACGGCAGCAACACCAGCGAGCAAGATTCCGATGGCAGCCTCGCCAGAGAGAAGACGGGAGAGGCGCGCACAGGGTCGCTAGGCTCCGAGAGCAGCACGGTAtcggacgacgaggaagccCAAGCAGCCGGGAGCAGCTCGGCATCGGCGATGCGGAGGGTGCAGTCCATACCCATCGTCCCCATGACGACGAGGTCGGGCGACATACTCGTCGACTGGTACACGACAGACGACCCCGAGAACCCCCTGAACTGGAGCAGGATGCGAAAGGCCATGGTCACGGCCATCCTGTGCATCTACACCTTTGTCGTCTACATGTCCTCGGCCATCTACACCACGTCTGAACACGGCGTCATGGAGGAGTTTGGCGTCACGTCGGTCGAGGCGGGGCTGGGCCTGGCCCTTTTCGTGCTCGGGTACGGCGTGGGACCATCGATCCTGAGCCCGCTGTCCGAGCTGCCCTCGGTCGGCCGCAACCCGCCCTACATCGCCAGCATGTTCATCTTCGTCATCATCTCCATCCCCACCGCGCTCGTCACAAACTACCCGGGCCTGATGGTGCTCCGCTTCCTGCAGGGCTTCTTCGGGTCGCCTTGCCTGGCCTCGGGCGGCGCCTCCGTcatggacatgtacggctTCGGGCTCGACCTCCCCTACCCGATGATGGTGTGGACCGTCTCGTCCTTTTGCGGCCCTGCCCTGGGCCCTCTGCTCTCGGGCTTCAGTGTCCCCGCCCTGGGTTGGCGCTGGTCCCTCCTCGAGATCCTCTTCGCCTCTGCACCCGTCTTCCTTATCATGTTCGCCTTCCTTCCCGAGACTTCGAGCGACAACATCCTGCTCCGCCGCGCCCGACGCCTTCGTGCTCTCACAAAGTCGGACCGCTTCCAGACCAAGGCCGAGATCGAGCAGAAGGAAATGACGTTTGGCGCCATCCTCGCCGATGCGCTCATCAAGCCCATGGAGATCTCCATCAAGGACCCGGCCGTGGCTTTTGTCCAGATCTACACCGCCATCATCTACGGAATCTATTACTCCTTCTTCGAGGTGTTCCCGCTCGTTTTCCCCGTCTTCTACGGCATGAGCGCGGGACAGGTCGGCCTCGTCTTCCTCTGCATCCTCGTGTCGGCGGTCGTGGGGATGACCGCCTATGCCTCCTACCTGGCCTTTTACATGCACCCGCGCATCCGCGCCCGCGGTCACCCGGTGCATGAAACGCGCCTGGTACccgccctggccgccgctTTCGGCCCGACCATCGGCCTCTTCATCTTTGCCTGGACGGCCCGACCAGACGTGCACTGGATCGCGCCCACCGTGGGCATTACCCTGTACGGCGCCTCGGGCTTCGTCGTCATGCAGTGCCTGTTTTGCTACATCCCGCTGTCGTACCCGCGCTACGCCGCGAGCTTGTTTGCCGCAAACGACCTCTGCCGGTCGGCCCTGGCTTTTGCCAGCGTCCTGTTTGCCAGGCCGCTCTTTGCAAACCTCGGCGTCGCCCGCGGCGTCACCCTCCTCGCCGGCCTGAGCGTACTCGGAATCGTTGGCATGTGGGCCCTGTGGAGTTTCGGCGCCCGGTTGAGGGCCATGAGCAAGTTTGCCGTGTCCGAGTCGGAAGAGATTGTCGCTGCCGAGCAGGAGAAGCAGTGA